The bacterium genome window below encodes:
- a CDS encoding metalloregulator ArsR/SmtB family transcription factor: MPAALTTASPDDETLFRAIKALADPHRLSMMRAIAEAGEMACAELVERSPLSQATVSHHLKILVESELVTVRREGQFGFFRLNGAIANRVLSEVGEILSPKRARGQKTRAAK; encoded by the coding sequence ATGCCCGCCGCCCTTACCACCGCGTCGCCGGACGACGAAACGCTCTTCCGGGCCATCAAGGCGCTTGCCGATCCGCACCGGCTGTCTATGATGCGCGCCATCGCCGAAGCCGGCGAAATGGCGTGCGCCGAGCTTGTCGAGCGTTCGCCTCTCTCGCAGGCCACCGTGTCGCATCACCTGAAAATCCTGGTCGAAAGTGAGCTCGTGACGGTGCGCCGCGAGGGGCAGTTCGGGTTTTTTCGATTGAACGGCGCGATCGCAAATCGCGTTCTTTCCGAGGTCGGCGAGATCCTTTCGCCCAAGCGCGCGCGCGGACAGAAAACGCGCGCGGCGAAATAA